The bacterium genome contains the following window.
TTTCCACAATCAATTTCTACCTATTTCTATAAATTTCAATCTATTTCTATTATCTTATCTCCATATCACTCTTATCTCCTTATCCCCTTTCTTACACTTTTGATATATAGCCTGAACGGTTACAAAATCTCATTAAAGATTTGATGAAGTTTCTGGTCAATATTACCAGTAAAATCTTGATGAGGAATATTTAGATGTTTTAGTACTTTAGAAAACCTTTTGTATCCATTTTCACTTCTTAATTCAACCCATTCTACGCCTAAACTATCCAGTTGTCTTTTATTAGTTTCTGATAATTTATCAGCCACAAAAATCTTACTTTCCCTTGCGATTACTGCGTCTGCACTTTCTGGGTTACCACGTCCCATCAGTTTCACTTCGCATTTATACTGGTTTTTACCTTCAACCAGGTGAAAATCAATTTCTCTTTCAAAGTCAACATCATCTACCACTTTACCTTTGATTTTTACAGAATAATTTTTATCAGGCACTCCATATAATTTGCACAGGGTTTGCATTAACGGTTTTTCTACCCTTTTCCCACCAGTGCTCCACAATCCACCTCTTAACTCTGCTCGTTTTACGGCGAGAGTATTTATTACGATTAAACTTTCGCTGACATTTAAATCAACACTTACTCCCTTAAAATTTACTCACTTTCGAATTCTTCGATGAGTTTATCCTGTTTTTGAGCATATTCGATAGGATTGATTGATTTACCATCCATAAAACTTTCATCTTCAAAGCTGATTGCAACCCATCGCCACTGTTTTTTATCATTAATCATACATTTTATAGCTTGAAGATGAACTCCCGTTGAAAATATTGTTAATTCTTTTTTCTTCATCTTAATTGTTTAAAAATTTTTCCACCTGTGCGGTTAGATTAACCTCCCTCACATCTTTTAAAACCACGAAGAACACGAAGGGCACGAAGAATTATAAACCAAATCGTAACTATTCAGCCCCAGATGGACACGGATGAAACACTAAAAATTCGTAATCCGTGTCCGTTTTCCGTGTCCGTAATTAGGCTGATGGCTGATGGCTGAAAATTCAGGTATAGTGCCTCGTGTCTCCTCTCCTTCTCCGTTTCTCCCTTTCTTCGTTTCCCCGTTTCCCCCTTTCCCCTCTGCCCTCTGCCTTCTGCCCTCTGCTATTTATCCGTGCTAATCCGTGTTAATCAGTGGCTGAATAGTTACCCTGCTGTTTTTAATTTAATTCATTAATGTATTCTTTTGTTAGCATCATTTTCTAATCTCCAGCGGTAAATTCTCGGCATAAAATGAAATCGTAATGTCCCCATATCGCTTTTGCTTTATCAATCTTAAGGATTTAATTATCTCTGGTAAAATCTCCTTTTTATGATGTTCTATCCCTATTATTCCATTTGTATTGAGGATTTTATTTTCCGATAGAGCAACAAGTGTTGGAAAACAAAAATTTTTTAAAAAAGGTGGTGCTAAATAGACAATATCAAAACACTCTTTTTTTTGTGATAAAAATTTTATCGCCTTCAGCACTTCTGTTTTATAAACAAAAGTTTGTTCTTCTGAAAAATCTAAGGATAAGATATTTTGTTTGATGATTTTTACCTGCGAGGCATTATTTTCGACAAAGACTACCTTTTTTGCACCACGACTTAACGCCTCTAAGCCAATATTTCCTGTGCCTGAATAGAGGTCAAGGAAACAGGCTTGATTTACTTTATTGCCCAGAGTATCAAATAACGACGCCTTTACCCGACTTAATGTAGGTCTGGTTGCATATCTATTTTTCGCCTTAACAATTCTACCTTTAGCCTTACCGGCAATAATTCTCACTTTCATATTTTACTTAAAAAAATATTTATTGTCAACAAAAATCTTGACTTTCACCCTGTTTTGGCGTATAATCAGATTAAAAGATGGATAAACCAGATGTTCGTGTTGCCCTCGTCATCCTTAAAGAGGATAAAATTTTGTTAGTTCAACATCAAAAGAAAGGTAGAAAATATTGGCTTTTGCCTGGTGGCAGGGTAGATTTTGGGGAGTCATTAATTGAGGCACTTGAGAGGGAATTGTTAGAAGAGGCAAATATCAAGGTCAAGGTAGGTAATTTACTCTTCATCAGCGATGCTATTTCTCCTGATAATGGTAAAAGGCACATTATCAATATCTTCTTTGAAGGGAAAATAATTGGCGGCGAGTTAAAAATTGGCAACGAAGAAATCCTTCAACAAATAGAATTTATCCCGGTGAGTCAATTAGACAAATTGACCTTTTATCCAATGGTGAAAGAAGAATTAAAGGAATGGTTACAAAAGCGAAAACCTTTAGGTTACCTTGGTAATCGGTGGGAGTAAGGATGAATAATATTATCTTATCAGGTTTTATGGGAAGTGGTAAGACTGCGGTAGGCAAACAACTATCCTCAAAATTAAATATGGATTTTATCGACCTCGATGATTGGATTGAAGAAGAGGCACAAATGGCTATAAATGAAATATTTGCTAAATTTGGAGAAGATTATTTCCGAGAATTAGAAAAAGAAATAGTTAAAAAAGCCTGTGAGAGCCTTAAGAATAGTGTTATTTCTACTGGTGGTGGGGTAATATTAAGGGATGAAAATGTAGAAAATTTACATCGAGCCGGGATAGTAATCTGGCTCAAGGTAAGTCCTGAAAAGGTCTATGAACGCACTAAAGATGCTTCTCATCGCCCATTATTAAATTGCCCTAACCCGCTTGAAAAGATAAAAAAATTGCTCTCCTTTCGCACACCTTATTATACCGCCGCCGCAGATTTTATTGTGGATACATCAGATTTAACGGTTGAAGAGGTAGTCTTAAGAATTACCCGGTATTTAAAACTTTGCCCTGGTGTGGTGTTGAGTAAGTTTTGCCCGGAGTATCATCAGGTTTCGTAACCTGCAAACGGATAATTGGTTAAATAGCTTCGTCGTGAGCTCAGCCGAACGGTATTTAATTACCCGTTACCAATCACCAGTTACCAGAATCAAATTCCGTGCGTTATTTGTTCACCACAACACTAGCCGGTAGGAGAGAACCCTGCAAGTTTCCATCAGTTTTTAAATACAGCGCCGGTAGAGGCTGAGGTAACCTGCTGGGCATAGCGATACAGGTAGCCTTCTTTTATCTTATATTCTGGTATCTGCCAATCTTTAAACCTTTTCTTTATCTCCTCCTCGGATAGTTCTATATTTAATCGTTTATTAGGAATATCTATGCTTATCATATCGCCGTCTTTGATGATAGCCATTGTGCCTCCTTCTTGTGCCTCTGGTGAGATATGGCCGATAGCCGCTCCTCGAGTTCCACCTGAGAATCTACCATCTGTTAGTAAAGCGACATCTTTATCCAGACCTACACCTGCAATAGCCGATGTAGGACCAAGCATCTCGCGCATCCCGGGACCACCTTTAGGCCCTTCATATCGGATAACCACGACCTGCCCTTTTTCTATTTCCTTGTTCAAGATTGCCTTCATTCCAGATTCTTCAGAATCAAATACCTTTGCTGGTCCCCGATGGACAAGCATCTCTTGAGCAACAGCTGATTGTTTCACCACCGCCCCTTCTGGAGCAAGGTTACCAAATAAAATGGCAATACCACCATCCTTTGAATAAGGTCTGTCAATTGGTCGGATAACATCTTCATTCAAATTTTTAGCATTTTTGATATTATCCATAACTGATTTACCCGTAGCGGTCAGCAATTCGGTATTAATTAACCCTTTTTTATTTAATTCTGACATTACCGCAGGCACGCCACCAGCTTTATCTAAATCCTCAAGGTGATGTGTGCCTGCTGGAGAGATTTTACATAGATTTGGGGTGCAACTGCTTATTTCGTTAAACAAATTCAAATCAATCTTTATATTTGCCTCACGAGCAATCGCAGGAAGATGTAAAACAGTATTAGTCGAACTACCCAGTGCCATTTCTACGGCAATTACATTTCTAAATGCCTCCTGGGTGGCAATATCTCGGGGCAGGATATTTTTTTCAAGCAATTCCATTATCTTCATTCCAGCAATCTTTGCCAATCTTTTTCGTTTAGCCGATGTCGCCAGAATAGTTCCATTACCTGGCAAACTTAATCCTAATGCCTCACTGAGGCAATTCATAGAATTAGCCGTGAACATTCCCGCACAAGAACCACATCCAGGGCAGGCTTCATCTTCTATTTGTTTTAAGTATTCTTCGGTAATTTTTCCACCAGCATAGGCACCCACATTTTCAAAAACAGTAATCAAATCAAGTGTTTTACCTTGAAAATAACCGGTTAACATTGGTCCACCACTGATTAAAATTGATGGAATATTCAGTCGTAACATTGCCATAAGCATTCCTGGTATAATCTTATCACAATTTGGGACTACAACCAGGGCATCAAAAGGATATGCCATTCCCATTGCCTCAACAGAATCAGCAATCAATTCCCGTGAGGCTAAAGAATATTTCATCCCTTTATGTCCCATCGCAATACCATCACAGATACCAATGGTAGAAAATTCCATTGGAGTGCCACCGGCTAATCGGACGCCTGCTTTTACCGCCTCGACAATATCGTTTAAATGGATATGCCCTGGTATAAGCTCATTAGCCGAGTTAGCAATACCAATTATTGGGCGTTGAATCTCCTCATCTGTGTAGCCCATAGCCTTAAATAGTGAGCGATGAGGTGCTCTTTCAAAACCTTTTTTCATTACATCCGACCTCATAAATATTTTCCTCCTTTTTATTAAGTGAATAGAGTTCTGCAAAACTAAGAAACTGTAGTTTTTAAGCGGGTATTTAAAACCTCTATTTTTATCAATTCCCTCCAAAGAGCAAAATGCAAAAAGCAAATATAAAAATTACATATCAAAATGTAAAATTATCTCTTTCCTTTCAGCGTTAAAATACTTGAAGCAAAGATATTACCAAATTCCTCCAACTCTTTGAGAAACACTATCCTTTGGCAACTTATCGATGAATTCTATAAGTCGCAGAGTAAAGTTATATAGTCTTTTCTTGAAGTCCTTTTTGAAATTTGATTTGTAATTTTGCATTTTGATATTTGAATTTTTATCTCTAATTTCAGGTCTAACTCTCAGTTATCTCCCCCAAATCCTATTTTGCAGAACCCTAACTATTCAGCCACAGAGGGACACAGATGAAACACTGAAAATTCGTAATCCGTGTCAATCAGTGGTTGAATACTGTTATCCTTCTTTTCTTGGTATAGTTAAGATAAATTCACTCTCTATAACCTCAAGTAGCACATCTTTACCAGTAGTCTTTTTTACAGATTCTATTATTCTTTGTATTCCAGTTCCTATATCTGTTACAAATCCCATCTTGCCAAGTAAGTTATATATTGTTGGGTTTCTTACCACATGGGCTCCACCTATTTTAATGTTTTCAATACTGACGCTATTAGGTAATTTGCCTGGGCTATGAAACTCTATCCTGTTAGTAAATATAAATATCCGAATAGGAGCACTAATAGTATAATCCCTATGGGCTACTGCATTAACAAGGGCTTCTCTTAAGACAAAATCTTCAATCTCAGGATATTTTTCATTTTCAAGTCCTTTTATAATATGTTTTTCTTTTATGTAAATCTTTAGAAATCGCATACAATCCTCAAGTATTTGTGGAACTTTACCGTCAAACTTTTTTAGATCAGATGGTGGAATAGCCATATCATCTCCATCTATATAAGCAGTAACTATGTATGAAGTTGGAATATAAAATTGAGGGTTTTCTCCAAAAAACAGAATTCCTGCAAGGGTTGGTTTTTTGTTTTTTGAAAGCGATTTTATATTAATTAAATACGGTATTAAATCTTTATCTTTTACTTTTAGAGGGAAATACCTTTCTAAAAATTTTTTAGCATAATCAGTATCAATATCTTTAATACTTGCTCTTGAAATTTCAATCTCATCGTAGTATATACTTTCAGTAGCCTGGAAAAGGCGCAGAAGTTCTTGTCTTCCTGCCTGCCTGCATCTATTGGCACTTCGTATGTAATATAATCCTCTTCCAGTTCTGTAAGGTCTTTGATCCCCTTTAGGAACATTCACTATTATTATATTTTTCTCAACAACTACTAATGACTCAGTTACAACAGTACAAGGCGGTTCACATCTATTAAAGGCAACATCATCAATTTTCCTTATAGTTTCATCCAGTTCTTCCCTTTCTAATCCAACAATTTCACCATTATCACGAACACCTATAATTATTTGACCTCCGTCTGTATTTGCAAAACAAACAATACTTTTTGCAAGTTCTTCATTATCAGTAAGTTTTTCTTTGAAATCGGTATGTAAATCCTCGCCTTTTAGGATTCTTTCTCTAAGTTCATTCATCATGTTTCTCCTTTGATTGACCACTGCCCACTAACCACTGTTCACTGACCATTTCTTGTATTGCGATTTCACTACTCCAGCACTATCTTCATATAAGCCTTTTCTTTTAATTTATTTATCCAGCGGGTGAATTCTTCATTAAATTTTACCTGTCTTAATTTTGTTTCTTGTGTTTTTACTACTTCCTCCAATTGTTCTTCGTCTAACTCTTTTTTTTCTACAAGTTGAATGATATGAAATCCAAATTTAGTCTCGACTATTCCGCTTATTTCACCTGGTCTTTTTAAAGCAAACGCCGTCTCTGAAAATTCTTTAACCATCTGGCTTTTAGTGAAAAATTCAATCATTCCACCCTTATTTTTACTGCCGGGGTCAATAGAGTAATTTTGAGCTAAGTCTTCAAATTTTTCACCTCTCTCTAATCGGGCAAGGATGAGGATTGCCTCTGGTTTAGTTTTCACCAGGATATGCCTAACTTTAAACTGATGAGAAAATTCATTTCTGATTTGAGCAATTTCATCTACGGACACCTGAATATTTGACCATACCTCACTTTCTACTAACTCTTTTTTTATTAAACTTTCTTCATATTCCCGACGAAGGTCATCTTCT
Protein-coding sequences here:
- the rsmD gene encoding 16S rRNA (guanine(966)-N(2))-methyltransferase RsmD, with the protein product MKVRIIAGKAKGRIVKAKNRYATRPTLSRVKASLFDTLGNKVNQACFLDLYSGTGNIGLEALSRGAKKVVFVENNASQVKIIKQNILSLDFSEEQTFVYKTEVLKAIKFLSQKKECFDIVYLAPPFLKNFCFPTLVALSENKILNTNGIIGIEHHKKEILPEIIKSLRLIKQKRYGDITISFYAENLPLEIRK
- a CDS encoding NUDIX domain-containing protein, with amino-acid sequence MDKPDVRVALVILKEDKILLVQHQKKGRKYWLLPGGRVDFGESLIEALERELLEEANIKVKVGNLLFISDAISPDNGKRHIINIFFEGKIIGGELKIGNEEILQQIEFIPVSQLDKLTFYPMVKEELKEWLQKRKPLGYLGNRWE
- a CDS encoding shikimate kinase — protein: MNNIILSGFMGSGKTAVGKQLSSKLNMDFIDLDDWIEEEAQMAINEIFAKFGEDYFRELEKEIVKKACESLKNSVISTGGGVILRDENVENLHRAGIVIWLKVSPEKVYERTKDASHRPLLNCPNPLEKIKKLLSFRTPYYTAAADFIVDTSDLTVEEVVLRITRYLKLCPGVVLSKFCPEYHQVS
- the ilvD gene encoding dihydroxy-acid dehydratase, which codes for MRSDVMKKGFERAPHRSLFKAMGYTDEEIQRPIIGIANSANELIPGHIHLNDIVEAVKAGVRLAGGTPMEFSTIGICDGIAMGHKGMKYSLASRELIADSVEAMGMAYPFDALVVVPNCDKIIPGMLMAMLRLNIPSILISGGPMLTGYFQGKTLDLITVFENVGAYAGGKITEEYLKQIEDEACPGCGSCAGMFTANSMNCLSEALGLSLPGNGTILATSAKRKRLAKIAGMKIMELLEKNILPRDIATQEAFRNVIAVEMALGSSTNTVLHLPAIAREANIKIDLNLFNEISSCTPNLCKISPAGTHHLEDLDKAGGVPAVMSELNKKGLINTELLTATGKSVMDNIKNAKNLNEDVIRPIDRPYSKDGGIAILFGNLAPEGAVVKQSAVAQEMLVHRGPAKVFDSEESGMKAILNKEIEKGQVVVIRYEGPKGGPGMREMLGPTSAIAGVGLDKDVALLTDGRFSGGTRGAAIGHISPEAQEGGTMAIIKDGDMISIDIPNKRLNIELSEEEIKKRFKDWQIPEYKIKEGYLYRYAQQVTSASTGAVFKN
- a CDS encoding RNA-binding domain-containing protein; amino-acid sequence: MNELRERILKGEDLHTDFKEKLTDNEELAKSIVCFANTDGGQIIIGVRDNGEIVGLEREELDETIRKIDDVAFNRCEPPCTVVTESLVVVEKNIIIVNVPKGDQRPYRTGRGLYYIRSANRCRQAGRQELLRLFQATESIYYDEIEISRASIKDIDTDYAKKFLERYFPLKVKDKDLIPYLINIKSLSKNKKPTLAGILFFGENPQFYIPTSYIVTAYIDGDDMAIPPSDLKKFDGKVPQILEDCMRFLKIYIKEKHIIKGLENEKYPEIEDFVLREALVNAVAHRDYTISAPIRIFIFTNRIEFHSPGKLPNSVSIENIKIGGAHVVRNPTIYNLLGKMGFVTDIGTGIQRIIESVKKTTGKDVLLEVIESEFILTIPRKEG
- a CDS encoding peptidylprolyl isomerase; the protein is MKSKYIIFSLIITFTGGYLAEAKTVNRIVAWINEDIITQTEIDKAMSAIETNLTPEQMNKLQQQVLDKLIEEKLILQEAKRQKITISPAELEEALNKVKKQFKSINEFKKAIELEGLSEDDLRREYEESLIKKELVESEVWSNIQVSVDEIAQIRNEFSHQFKVRHILVKTKPEAILILARLERGEKFEDLAQNYSIDPGSKNKGGMIEFFTKSQMVKEFSETAFALKRPGEISGIVETKFGFHIIQLVEKKELDEEQLEEVVKTQETKLRQVKFNEEFTRWINKLKEKAYMKIVLE